The following are encoded in a window of Pedobacter cryoconitis genomic DNA:
- a CDS encoding polysaccharide deacetylase family protein, producing the protein MYLVKSPLLLKWYYPSLVWNKSRADKVVYLTFDDGPIPVVTDFVLNTLKSFNCKATFFCIGDNINKHAEIFEQVKSEGHAIGNHTFNHLKGWKTEDNTYIQNFKSCQQLTDTDLFRPPYGRIKKSQIKALRKINPQLNIIMWDVLSGDFDVDLSPEKCYENVIKNTRNGSIIVFHDSLKAFDRLKFALPATLKFLTARGYEFHTL; encoded by the coding sequence ATGTATCTGGTTAAATCACCTCTTTTATTAAAATGGTATTATCCATCCTTAGTCTGGAACAAAAGCCGGGCTGACAAAGTCGTCTATTTAACCTTTGACGACGGACCCATACCTGTTGTTACAGACTTTGTTTTAAATACTTTAAAAAGTTTCAATTGCAAGGCGACTTTCTTTTGTATCGGTGACAATATAAACAAACATGCCGAAATTTTTGAACAAGTTAAAAGTGAAGGCCACGCGATAGGAAACCATACTTTTAACCACTTAAAAGGCTGGAAAACTGAGGATAACACTTATATTCAAAATTTCAAATCTTGTCAGCAGCTCACGGATACAGACTTGTTCCGTCCACCTTACGGGAGAATAAAAAAATCTCAGATCAAAGCATTGCGCAAAATTAACCCACAGCTTAATATCATCATGTGGGATGTGCTGAGCGGAGACTTTGATGTGGACCTTTCTCCCGAAAAATGTTATGAAAATGTGATTAAAAACACAAGAAACGGGTCTATAATCGTATTCCATGACAGCCTGAAAGCTTTTGACAGGCTAAAGTTTGCCTTACCGGCCACCTTAAAATTTTTAACCGCTCGGGGTTATGAGTTCCATACGCTTTAA
- a CDS encoding TolC family protein yields MFTTNTLSKLTFAVTFSLVTIGMSANLHAQETLTIQDAIDRMLENNLNIKQSSLNVSTAAVNLEQSKAALYPSLNGTVNNTLNYGRSLNPATNQLITQNFYSGDGSLSAQVDVFAGFSKVNQIRQNKILLEAGNSNLDKIKNDLVLQVVTSYFQVVFNTDLLKASKEQLLVAQETQRREQSLLEAGNKTLADISQAKAQTATAELNVTNAQNQLTISYLTLSQLMEMRPDSQNYTVVKPTIRDIAEAQKIYDVNDVYNTSVSFFPDIKLAELNRRAAEKAVDVAKGSYYPKLTVGAGLGSRYSYTIGTKTIGLPSDPHLNDQISNNFYQNVGFSLSIPIFNGYTVRSNVKRAKISYETSKISEQLAKNNLNKVIAQAVADLRAADSRYKSNENTFNAQKDAFNVIEQRYAVGLVNSLDYNTSRTNRNKAEVDFIQSKYDLLFKSKVIDYYLGKQITF; encoded by the coding sequence ATGTTTACTACTAATACGCTGTCAAAATTAACCTTCGCTGTTACTTTTAGTTTGGTCACGATAGGTATGTCTGCTAACCTGCATGCGCAGGAAACGCTGACCATTCAGGATGCGATTGATCGTATGCTGGAAAATAACCTGAATATTAAGCAGTCGTCATTGAATGTGTCTACGGCAGCAGTAAATCTGGAACAGTCAAAAGCGGCCCTTTATCCTAGCCTGAACGGAACTGTAAATAATACACTGAATTACGGAAGGAGTCTGAACCCTGCAACAAATCAGTTAATCACCCAGAATTTTTATTCCGGAGACGGAAGCCTGAGTGCACAGGTAGATGTATTTGCCGGATTCAGTAAAGTGAACCAGATCCGTCAGAATAAAATTTTACTGGAGGCTGGTAACAGTAATCTTGATAAAATTAAGAATGACCTTGTTTTACAGGTAGTCACTTCCTATTTTCAGGTTGTATTTAATACCGACTTATTAAAAGCTTCTAAAGAACAACTATTAGTTGCACAGGAAACACAAAGACGTGAGCAATCTTTACTGGAGGCAGGAAATAAAACACTGGCAGATATTTCGCAGGCAAAAGCGCAGACTGCTACAGCCGAACTGAATGTGACCAATGCACAAAACCAGTTGACTATTTCTTACCTGACACTTTCTCAATTGATGGAAATGCGTCCCGATTCTCAAAATTATACAGTTGTTAAGCCAACGATCAGAGATATCGCAGAAGCACAGAAAATTTATGACGTCAATGATGTCTATAATACTTCCGTATCATTTTTTCCGGATATCAAATTGGCAGAATTAAACAGACGCGCTGCTGAAAAAGCAGTCGATGTAGCTAAAGGATCTTATTATCCGAAACTTACAGTAGGAGCAGGCCTTGGATCAAGATATTCTTACACCATAGGTACTAAAACAATTGGTCTTCCTTCCGATCCGCATTTAAACGATCAGATCAGCAATAACTTTTATCAGAATGTTGGTTTTTCGCTGTCCATTCCTATCTTCAATGGCTATACCGTGAGATCAAATGTAAAAAGAGCAAAAATCTCTTATGAAACCAGTAAAATCAGTGAGCAGCTGGCTAAGAACAATCTGAATAAAGTGATTGCTCAGGCAGTGGCCGATTTAAGAGCTGCGGACAGCAGATATAAATCAAACGAAAATACTTTCAATGCCCAAAAAGATGCTTTTAACGTAATTGAACAACGTTATGCAGTAGGTTTAGTAAATTCATTAGATTACAATACTTCAAGAACAAACAGAAATAAAGCAGAAGTTGATTTCATTCAGTCGAAATATGACTTGCTGTTTAAATCAAAAGTTATAGATTATTACTTAGGCAAACAGATAACCTTTTAA